One window of Actinomycetota bacterium genomic DNA carries:
- a CDS encoding GNAT family N-acetyltransferase has product MRGLAVRQYTASDEPAVLGLLQTSLGWLADEHHTAFFRWKHRDNPFGPSPAWVALDGERLVGLRVLLRWEFESGDDVVRAARAVDTATDPAYQGRGIFSALTLHAIDDLSREGLHFIFNTPNDQSRPGYLKMGWQVVGRLPVSARPRSPTAMARMARARTAADLWSTPTGAGLDACDALTDERALDGLLASQPRVDGLRTRRTPAFIRWRYTGFPPLAYRVLLRGTRLEEGFAVFRLRRRGQALEAVVADVLVPDGDRRATAAVLRAVPRAAGADYAIRLGGGAPAAGYLPLPRQGPVLTWRGVTEQVQPPLGSWRLTLGDVELF; this is encoded by the coding sequence ATGCGCGGCCTCGCCGTGCGGCAGTACACCGCGTCCGACGAGCCCGCCGTGCTCGGCCTGCTCCAGACGTCGCTCGGCTGGCTCGCCGACGAGCACCACACCGCCTTCTTCCGGTGGAAGCACCGCGACAACCCGTTCGGGCCGTCGCCTGCGTGGGTCGCGCTCGACGGCGAGCGCCTGGTCGGTCTCCGCGTGCTCCTGCGTTGGGAGTTCGAAAGCGGCGACGACGTGGTGCGCGCCGCCCGTGCCGTCGACACCGCGACCGATCCCGCGTATCAGGGTCGCGGCATCTTCTCGGCCCTCACGTTGCACGCGATCGACGACCTCAGCCGCGAAGGCCTGCATTTCATCTTCAACACGCCGAACGACCAGAGCCGTCCGGGCTATCTGAAGATGGGCTGGCAGGTCGTGGGCCGGCTGCCGGTGTCGGCCCGACCCCGCTCTCCGACCGCGATGGCGCGCATGGCCCGGGCGCGCACGGCCGCGGATCTCTGGTCGACACCGACGGGTGCGGGCCTGGATGCGTGCGACGCGCTCACCGACGAGCGCGCGCTCGACGGGCTGCTCGCATCGCAGCCCCGCGTCGACGGCCTGCGCACGCGGCGCACGCCCGCGTTCATCCGCTGGCGCTACACCGGGTTCCCGCCGCTCGCCTATCGCGTCCTGCTCCGCGGGACTCGCCTCGAGGAAGGGTTCGCCGTCTTCCGGCTGCGACGTCGCGGGCAGGCCCTCGAGGCGGTGGTGGCCGACGTGCTCGTGCCCGACGGCGACCGCCGCGCCACGGCCGCCGTCCTGCGCGCGGTGCCGCGTGCCGCCGGCGCCGATTACGCCATCCGCCTCGGCGGCGGCGCGCCCGCCGCCGGATACCTCCCGCTTCCGCGCCAGGGGCCCGTTCTCACCTGGCGCGGCGTCACCGAGCAGGTGCAGCCGCCTCTCGGTTCGTGGCGGCTCACGCTGGGCGACGTCGAGCTGTTCTAG
- a CDS encoding sulfotransferase, with the protein MRGIPDAARAAAKRLSPRHRRWRRLLDSLSLDPDRLPRPVTAPGARDFVICGCPRTGTALLTAMLFQPPRVVTVMEPWDGMRLPPDELFASLRREVATGRLRRGRLDLSALEHDGAVVWCRDGQREHRVDAAPDHLLGVKWPAFWRYLELLPATRFLVCLRDPAATVHSFARVGGRLSEGLDYETPFNRRMNEALTTATPDPAERRVLLYDYINERLLPHLSRPNVLVVRFERWFTEPAALVADIGRFLGVELRPGVARVDARQAHAPDDEETLALVRRYCRTAPALGYTLP; encoded by the coding sequence GTGAGGGGCATTCCCGACGCGGCTCGGGCCGCGGCCAAGCGCCTCTCACCCCGCCACCGCCGCTGGCGGAGGCTCCTCGACAGCCTCTCCCTCGATCCCGACCGCCTCCCGCGCCCGGTCACCGCGCCCGGCGCTCGCGACTTCGTGATCTGCGGGTGCCCGCGGACAGGCACCGCCCTGCTCACGGCCATGCTCTTCCAGCCGCCGCGGGTCGTGACGGTGATGGAGCCGTGGGACGGGATGCGGTTGCCTCCCGACGAGCTCTTCGCATCGCTGCGCCGCGAGGTCGCAACGGGCCGGCTGCGGCGGGGCCGGCTCGACCTGTCCGCGCTCGAGCACGACGGCGCCGTGGTCTGGTGCCGCGACGGTCAGCGCGAGCACCGGGTCGACGCCGCGCCCGATCATCTGCTCGGCGTGAAGTGGCCCGCGTTCTGGCGCTACCTCGAGCTGCTTCCCGCGACGCGCTTCCTCGTGTGCCTGCGCGACCCCGCCGCGACCGTCCACTCGTTCGCGCGCGTCGGTGGTCGCCTGTCAGAGGGTCTCGACTACGAGACGCCGTTCAACCGGAGAATGAACGAGGCCCTCACCACCGCCACTCCCGACCCGGCTGAGCGGCGCGTCCTGTTGTACGACTACATCAACGAGCGGCTCCTGCCGCACCTGAGCCGGCCCAACGTCCTCGTCGTGCGTTTCGAGCGCTGGTTCACCGAGCCCGCCGCGCTCGTCGCCGACATCGGCCGCTTCCTCGGCGTCGAGCTGCGGCCCGGCGTGGCGCGCGTCGACGCCCGGCAGGCGCACGCGCCCGACGACGAGGAGACGCTCGCGCTCGTGCGCCGGTACTGCCGCACCGCGCCCGCGCTCGGCTACACCCTGCCCTGA
- a CDS encoding polysaccharide deacetylase family protein, with amino-acid sequence MNATTRDTLDRLLARSPAQWAFHRRAGERLVVLAYHAIDDPARFAAQLDHLVGAASPLPLDVVVDAVHGRRALPDRAVLITFDDGARSVYDEALPLLQERGLPGAAFVVTGLLDTDEPDWWTEVEALAASEGAALVRRLKQVPDDERLATIADLRRVASSPAPRVANLRRTELRALESAGIAVGNHSHTHPCLPRCRDDKIRSEVADAHAALIDALGHAPTAFAYPNGDCDARTREAVDAFGYEIAFLFDHRLSPAVPTDRLRVSRLRVDSTTSLDRLSTIVSGLHPAMHRLRGGS; translated from the coding sequence ATGAACGCGACGACCCGTGACACGCTCGACCGCCTCCTGGCCCGGAGCCCGGCCCAGTGGGCGTTCCACCGGCGCGCGGGCGAGCGGCTCGTCGTCCTGGCCTACCACGCGATCGACGACCCGGCCCGCTTCGCCGCCCAACTCGACCATCTGGTCGGCGCCGCGTCCCCGTTGCCGCTCGACGTGGTGGTCGACGCGGTGCACGGCCGGCGCGCCCTCCCCGATCGAGCCGTGCTCATCACGTTCGACGACGGAGCCCGGAGCGTCTACGACGAGGCGCTCCCGCTCCTGCAGGAGCGTGGTCTACCCGGCGCCGCGTTCGTCGTCACCGGCCTGCTCGACACCGACGAGCCCGACTGGTGGACCGAGGTGGAAGCGCTCGCCGCGAGCGAGGGGGCCGCCCTCGTGCGACGGCTCAAGCAGGTACCCGACGACGAGCGCCTCGCCACCATCGCGGACCTTCGGCGCGTCGCGTCGTCGCCCGCGCCGCGTGTCGCCAACCTGCGGCGGACCGAGCTGCGCGCGCTGGAGTCGGCCGGGATCGCGGTCGGCAACCACTCGCACACCCACCCGTGCCTGCCCCGGTGCCGCGACGACAAGATCCGGTCCGAGGTGGCCGACGCGCACGCGGCACTGATCGACGCGCTCGGGCACGCGCCCACCGCCTTCGCCTACCCGAACGGCGACTGCGACGCGCGGACGCGAGAGGCGGTCGACGCCTTCGGGTACGAGATCGCCTTCCTGTTCGACCACCGCCTCTCGCCCGCCGTCCCGACCGACCGGCTGCGCGTCTCGCGCTTGCGCGTCGACTCGACCACGAGTCTCGACCGCCTGAGCACCATCGTCAGCGGCCTGCACCCCGCGATGCACCGGTTGCGAGGCGGCTCCTGA
- a CDS encoding glycosyltransferase, which produces MSRVVAFMGRPTVRQHVGVRTLVVSETFPWPVRSGNTMRIANVLGALAELGPVDLFALVDPTRTEDCAVPADAPVERVEVAWRPRSRYSGLRRASWLVTGAFPAELFGWDHDTVRRRFRRWAAPHYDLVWYERAGAHVALRDEIAAPAIVDLDDLEDAKILDRLSSNGHTGPGSSLVQHPADLARGALARVNARRWRDLQRSVARSVDKVVVCSRADAERLGVANAVVVANGYDAPGVPLGRASAGRPPALLFAGLLTYPPNVDAARYLVAEVAPRLRERLPDAVVHLVGKADGRVRELHDPPHVLSTGWADDMATELARADVVVVPVRYSSGTRIKILEAFAHRIPVVATHAGVAGLDAVADQHLLVADDPSAFADACHAALTDDALRARLVEAAHARFLERYQWSTVRRSVTALAADTAQGG; this is translated from the coding sequence GTGTCACGGGTCGTCGCGTTCATGGGCCGACCGACTGTAAGACAACATGTAGGCGTGAGGACGTTGGTCGTCTCCGAGACGTTCCCGTGGCCGGTCCGCAGTGGGAACACCATGCGCATCGCCAACGTGCTGGGCGCGCTCGCGGAGCTCGGCCCCGTCGACCTCTTCGCGCTCGTCGACCCGACGCGCACCGAGGACTGCGCCGTGCCTGCGGATGCGCCGGTGGAGCGGGTGGAGGTGGCGTGGCGGCCGCGCTCGCGGTACAGCGGCCTCCGGCGTGCGTCCTGGCTGGTCACGGGCGCGTTCCCCGCCGAGCTCTTCGGATGGGACCACGACACCGTGCGCCGCCGCTTCCGCCGCTGGGCCGCGCCGCACTACGACCTGGTGTGGTACGAGCGGGCGGGCGCCCACGTCGCCCTCCGCGACGAGATCGCGGCCCCCGCGATCGTCGACCTCGACGACCTGGAGGACGCCAAGATCCTCGACCGCCTGTCGTCCAACGGGCACACGGGACCGGGCAGCTCGTTGGTGCAGCATCCCGCCGACCTGGCTCGGGGGGCGCTCGCCCGGGTCAACGCTCGGCGTTGGCGCGACCTGCAGCGCTCCGTCGCCCGGTCCGTCGACAAGGTGGTCGTCTGCAGCCGGGCCGACGCCGAGCGCCTGGGTGTGGCCAACGCGGTGGTCGTGGCGAACGGCTACGACGCGCCCGGCGTGCCGCTCGGGCGCGCCAGCGCGGGGCGGCCACCGGCGCTGCTGTTCGCCGGGCTGCTCACCTACCCGCCCAACGTCGACGCGGCGCGCTACCTCGTCGCCGAGGTCGCACCGCGGCTGCGCGAGCGCCTACCCGACGCGGTCGTCCACCTGGTCGGCAAGGCCGACGGGCGCGTCCGCGAGCTGCACGATCCTCCCCACGTGCTCTCCACCGGGTGGGCCGACGACATGGCGACCGAGTTGGCTCGTGCGGATGTCGTCGTGGTGCCGGTGCGCTACAGCAGTGGCACGCGCATCAAGATCCTCGAAGCCTTCGCCCACCGCATCCCGGTCGTCGCGACGCACGCGGGGGTCGCCGGCCTCGACGCGGTCGCCGACCAGCACCTGCTCGTCGCCGACGACCCGTCCGCCTTCGCCGACGCCTGTCACGCGGCCCTCACCGACGACGCGCTACGGGCCCGGCTCGTGGAGGCCGCGCACGCGCGCTTCCTCGAGCGCTACCAGTGGTCGACGGTGCGCCGGTCGGTCACCGCCCTCGCGGCGGACACCGCGCAGGGCGGTTAG
- a CDS encoding class I SAM-dependent methyltransferase: MRARRALSEAYRAFRLSGTRFPIWLDYPFTPHPRWGYGQPLLPGIDELIEAGRTRYRDTLQALTAYAPELRAIPVTSDPAALEPHWDNPFLPPFDAVALYGLLRRNRPQRYVEVGSGHSTRFARRAIRDEGLATTLTSIDPQPRARVDELCDLVIRRPVEALEDRQPFLELGPGDLLFIDGSHRTFTGSDVTVLLLEVVPGLAPGVLVHVHDVYLPRDYPAELVGRWYSEQYLLAAWLLGARDVEIVLPVNFVCADKELRRELQPLWGELGLDPALPKHGASFWFTR; the protein is encoded by the coding sequence ATGCGAGCGCGGCGCGCGCTGTCGGAGGCGTACCGCGCGTTCCGGCTCTCCGGCACGCGGTTCCCCATCTGGCTCGACTACCCGTTCACGCCGCATCCCCGTTGGGGGTACGGACAGCCACTGCTGCCCGGGATCGACGAGCTGATCGAGGCGGGCCGCACCCGCTATCGCGACACGCTGCAGGCGCTGACGGCCTACGCCCCGGAGCTGCGCGCGATCCCGGTCACCTCCGACCCGGCGGCGCTCGAGCCCCATTGGGACAACCCGTTCCTGCCGCCGTTCGACGCGGTGGCCCTGTACGGGCTGCTGCGTCGCAACCGGCCGCAGCGCTACGTCGAGGTCGGCTCGGGCCACTCCACCCGCTTCGCCCGGCGGGCGATCCGCGACGAGGGGCTGGCGACCACGCTGACGTCGATCGACCCGCAGCCCCGGGCGCGCGTCGACGAGCTCTGCGACCTCGTCATCCGCCGGCCGGTCGAGGCGCTCGAGGACCGTCAACCGTTCCTCGAGCTCGGCCCCGGCGACCTGCTCTTCATCGACGGCTCCCACCGCACGTTCACCGGTTCCGACGTCACCGTGCTGCTGCTCGAGGTGGTGCCCGGCCTCGCGCCCGGCGTGCTCGTGCACGTGCACGACGTCTACCTGCCCCGCGACTACCCCGCCGAGCTCGTGGGGCGGTGGTACTCGGAGCAGTACCTCCTGGCTGCATGGCTGCTGGGCGCGCGCGACGTGGAGATCGTGCTGCCGGTCAACTTCGTGTGCGCCGACAAGGAGCTGCGACGCGAGCTGCAGCCGTTGTGGGGCGAGCTCGGCCTCGACCCGGCGCTGCCGAAGCACGGCGCGTCGTTCTGGTTCACCCGCTGA
- a CDS encoding glycosyltransferase family 4 protein — MAAADVFAFPSLYEGTGGAAIEAMAMGLPIVTSDIDAMREVVEEGRNALLVPPHAPRPLAEAIAALLDDPARRLAFGASSRAIFEARFTLARSARAMVELYGRVSG, encoded by the coding sequence TTGGCGGCGGCCGACGTGTTCGCGTTCCCATCGCTCTACGAGGGCACGGGCGGCGCCGCGATCGAAGCGATGGCGATGGGCCTGCCCATCGTGACGAGCGACATCGACGCGATGCGCGAGGTGGTCGAGGAAGGCCGCAACGCCCTTCTCGTGCCGCCGCACGCGCCGCGCCCGCTGGCCGAGGCCATCGCCGCGCTGCTCGACGACCCCGCCCGCCGGCTCGCGTTCGGCGCGAGCAGTCGCGCCATCTTCGAAGCCCGCTTCACGCTCGCGCGCAGCGCCCGCGCCATGGTCGAGCTGTACGGCCGGGTCAGCGGGTGA
- a CDS encoding glycosyltransferase family 1 protein, translated as MRVLYVINGLGTGGSERSLAELLPALRDGGVEPVIACLFHRHEGVHEALAARGFDVRVLPGPGWATRARALRRLVRATGPDLVHTAIFESDVLGRWAARRTSVPVLTSLVNTSYGPARRADPHVRAWRLQAVRAVDGWTARHLTTHFHA; from the coding sequence GTGAGGGTCCTCTACGTGATCAACGGCCTGGGCACGGGGGGCAGCGAGCGCTCGCTCGCCGAGCTGCTGCCGGCGCTGCGGGACGGCGGCGTCGAGCCGGTGATCGCCTGTCTCTTCCACCGCCACGAGGGCGTGCACGAGGCCCTGGCGGCCCGGGGCTTCGACGTGCGCGTCCTGCCCGGCCCCGGCTGGGCGACGCGCGCCCGCGCCTTGCGCCGCCTCGTGCGCGCCACCGGGCCCGATCTGGTGCACACCGCGATCTTCGAGTCCGACGTCCTCGGGCGGTGGGCGGCCCGGCGCACGTCGGTGCCCGTGCTGACCAGCCTGGTGAACACCTCGTACGGTCCCGCCCGCCGAGCCGACCCCCACGTGCGCGCCTGGCGCCTGCAGGCCGTGCGTGCCGTCGACGGGTGGACCGCCCGCCACCTGACCACGCACTTCCACGCCG
- a CDS encoding glycosyltransferase family 4 protein: MQRVLFYRDFRRFTGGHLKMWDYFNHVRSAPAHTAHVAFTRESVWDAGNPWADARDAVVERPQRFRADAVFLAGLDWRRIRPWARRRPRRPVINLVQHVRHAEPDDPRYAFLHHPAVRICVSLEVARAIEGTGRVNGPVLTIPNCLDIDALPAPSSPAGRDFDLLVVATKQRERGAVLLPRLERAGRRVHLLGDPVPRRELLAWMNRARVTLFLPRRTEGFYLPALEGMALRTLVVCPDCVGNRSFCLPGVNSLRPAYTDADVLDQVEAAMALPPDEMERLVAAGSATAHEHDLGVERARFLEVLNDLPALWAHASGRS, translated from the coding sequence ATGCAGCGGGTGCTCTTCTACCGTGACTTTCGCCGGTTCACCGGGGGGCACCTCAAGATGTGGGACTACTTCAACCACGTGCGGAGCGCGCCCGCGCACACCGCCCACGTCGCGTTCACCCGGGAGTCGGTCTGGGACGCGGGCAACCCCTGGGCGGACGCGCGCGACGCCGTCGTCGAGCGGCCGCAGCGCTTTCGCGCCGACGCCGTCTTCCTCGCCGGTCTCGACTGGCGCCGCATCCGGCCTTGGGCGCGGCGTCGACCCCGCCGGCCGGTGATCAACCTCGTGCAGCACGTGCGCCACGCGGAGCCGGACGACCCGCGCTACGCCTTCTTGCACCACCCGGCGGTGCGGATCTGCGTGAGCCTCGAGGTGGCGCGCGCCATCGAGGGCACCGGTCGGGTGAACGGGCCCGTGCTCACCATCCCCAACTGCCTCGACATCGACGCGCTGCCTGCGCCCTCGTCCCCTGCGGGCCGCGACTTCGACCTGCTGGTCGTCGCGACGAAGCAGCGCGAGCGGGGTGCCGTGCTGCTCCCGCGGCTCGAGCGGGCGGGGCGGCGGGTGCACCTGCTCGGCGATCCGGTGCCGCGCCGGGAGTTGCTGGCGTGGATGAACCGCGCCCGCGTCACCCTGTTCCTCCCGCGTCGCACCGAGGGCTTCTACCTCCCCGCGCTCGAGGGGATGGCGTTGCGGACGCTGGTCGTGTGCCCGGACTGTGTGGGCAACCGGTCGTTCTGCCTGCCCGGGGTCAACAGCCTGCGCCCTGCCTACACCGACGCGGACGTGCTCGACCAGGTCGAGGCGGCCATGGCCCTGCCTCCGGACGAGATGGAGCGGTTGGTGGCGGCCGGGTCGGCCACCGCGCACGAGCACGATCTCGGTGTCGAGCGAGCCCGCTTCCTCGAGGTGCTGAACGACCTGCCCGCGCTCTGGGCTCACGCGTCCGGCAGGAGCTGA
- a CDS encoding ABC transporter permease, which produces MTDILDHKTSPPPELLYRNRLNVRRDLRDLWGNRRLVRTLAERDIRASYKQSFFGFGWAIVTPLLTVLVFTIFFKRIGKINTGDIPYPLFAYVGLLPWSFFTSSVSSGSGSLIFNSTILNKVYCPREVFPVAAILVEAVDTVLATAVLGLLFLYYGTAPRLTSLWVPVLILVQLALTVGLTLAFSTAVVYVRDLKQVLGGILQMGLFLTPVAWGIRSVPGRWRAAYCAIDPLAAVIDGYRRVVLQGKAPAWNLLLPAAATSMVVLIAGYYIFRRLEGGIADVA; this is translated from the coding sequence ATGACGGACATCCTCGACCACAAGACGTCACCGCCTCCCGAGCTTCTGTACCGGAATCGGCTCAACGTCCGGCGCGACCTGCGCGACCTCTGGGGCAACCGTCGGCTGGTCCGCACGCTGGCCGAGCGCGACATCCGGGCGAGCTACAAGCAGTCGTTCTTCGGCTTCGGGTGGGCGATCGTCACGCCGTTGCTGACGGTGCTCGTCTTCACCATCTTCTTCAAGCGCATCGGGAAGATCAACACGGGCGACATCCCCTACCCGCTCTTCGCCTACGTGGGGCTCCTCCCGTGGAGCTTCTTCACCTCGTCGGTGTCGAGTGGTTCCGGCAGCCTCATCTTCAACAGCACGATCCTCAACAAGGTCTACTGCCCACGCGAGGTGTTCCCAGTGGCCGCGATCCTGGTGGAGGCCGTCGACACGGTCCTCGCCACGGCCGTCCTCGGGCTCCTCTTCCTCTACTACGGCACCGCGCCGCGGCTCACGAGCCTGTGGGTGCCCGTGCTCATCCTCGTGCAGCTCGCGCTCACCGTCGGCCTCACGCTCGCGTTCTCCACCGCCGTCGTGTACGTGCGCGACCTGAAGCAGGTGCTCGGCGGCATCCTCCAGATGGGCCTCTTCCTGACACCGGTCGCGTGGGGGATCCGCTCGGTGCCGGGTAGGTGGCGGGCCGCGTACTGCGCGATCGACCCGCTCGCAGCGGTGATCGACGGCTACCGGCGCGTCGTGCTCCAAGGGAAGGCACCGGCCTGGAACCTGCTCCTCCCCGCGGCCGCCACGTCGATGGTCGTGCTGATCGCGGGCTACTACATCTTCCGGCGGCTCGAGGGGGGCATCGCCGATGTCGCCTGA